The DNA segment CGCTCGGCGTGGACCCGGACTCAGGATACGTGTTCGCTGCCTGTGCCAACTCGGCTGTCTACGTCATCAGAGACCAGGTCCCCGGCGGTGCGACTGAGGTGCCGGGAATGCGGCCGGTAAGGACCACCACGCTCGAAGTCAGACCGAACCCTGCACTCAGAGGCATCGAGGTGTTGGTTCAGGTGCCGGTCCGAACCCACATCGCCCTGTCCGTCCTAGACACTGCGGGTCGAGTAGTCGCCTCCCTGTACAAAGACGAGTTGGGGCCCGGGCAGGTTATCGTTCCCTGGGACGGAACTGCTGGCGAGCAACGCCTGCCCGCTGGAGCCTACTTCGTCCGGCTTGAGGCCGGAGGGGAGAAGCTCACTCGGAAGCTCATCCTCCCACGCTGAGCGTCAGCGTCCAGGCCGTGTTCCGCGCTACGGCCGCTCGGTGAGGTAGCGGTGGCAGGTCATCGCGGCCAGGGCGCCGTCGCCGACCGCGGTCGCAATCTGGCGTAGGGGAGTAGCCCGCACGTCACCCGCGGCGAACACGCCCGGTACATTGGTGCGGAGCAAGCTGTCGGTTCGGACAAAACCGGCTTCGTCGGTATCCACGACGCCTTGACACCAGCCGGTGTTGGGAGCAGAACCGACGTAGATGAACAGGCCGGACACCGACAGTACGGTCTTCGAGCCGTCCTTTCTGTCGGTCACTTCGATTGAGTCCAACTTTTCAGTACCGGTAATGGCGGTTACAACGCTCGACAGGACAAGTCTAATGTTTTCGGTCCTGCGCACGCGCTCCTGAGTCATCATTGCCGCCCGGAATTCGTCGCGGCGGTGGATTACATATACCCTTGAACAGAGTCCGGCAAGGTATAGTGCTTCGTCCAGCGCCGAATCACCGCCGCCCACAACGGCAACCTCCTTGCCCCGGAACAGTGGGCCATCGCACACCGCACAGTAGGATACGCCCCGGCCGCGCAGTTCGCGCTCACCCTTGATGCCCAGTTCGCGGGGCTGTGCACCCGAGGCGATAATCAGCCCGCGCGGCCGGAGGGTTGGACCGGAAGTTTCGAGTTCAATCTCTCCGTCGCCGGTCCGTAACCGGATTGCTTCGATAGTCTCTATTTCGCAGCCATGCCGCCGCGCCTGTTCCTCCATTGCTTGGGCGAGTTCCATCGCCGCAACCGGCTCGGCAAAACCAGGATAGTTCTCGACCTCGGGTGTGAAGGTGACTTGACCGCCGGGCAGGCCTTTCTCCAGAATCAAAGTCCTATGACCGGACCGGGCCGCGTAGATTCCGGCAGTCAGTCCGGCCGGCCCAGCACCAACAATTAGAACCTCGGGCCGTTGCACGCCGGGTATTCTAGCCAGCAAGAGTCAGCGGGCAAGCATGAGTCTGCCTGCCGGTCAGACCGGTCTGCGCTAAGAGAAGAATGGCTCATCTCATCTCAATTCACGAGCAGAAGCTTGGCAGTCAGCGACTCTTGGATATCTGGCAGAAGAAGCTTCAAGAAGTACACGCCGGCACCGACCCGGGCTGGATCAAGTGGCAGGCGATAGGTGCCGGGTTCACGCGCGCCCTCGTACAGACAGGCCCGCAGTCTGCCACTTGCATCATATAACGCAAGTTTCACATGGCACAAGACCGGTACCGAATAGCTGGCAAAACCATGCCGGCTGATCACGGTGGGAACAGAGAGTGATAGAGAGCGGAGCGGCTCGCGTGGCCCGGCGGTGCCGACTTCAAGGGACTGCGTGAGCCGCATCATCCAGTCGTGCGTTGTCCACTGGCGGAACGGGTCTTGGTTGGAAGAGAAGTAGGAACGGAGGTCAATGGGCTGGTCGCGGTCCGCACCGATGCCGACCGCGGGCGAGCCTGGAGGCCAGTGACAGATGAGCCAGAAGTCGTTACTGCTCGTGCGATGGATATCAAGGTCAAACTCGGCCCAGCCTGGAGCCCGGGGTGCGCTGACGTTGTTTACCACCTGGAGGGGATTTGCGGTATCGGGCATCCCGGCCGCGTCCGGGCATACCATCACGTAGTCAAAGGGCGTGTTGGCCATATTGACAAAGAAGCGACCGCGGGTGATGGCGAACGGTGGAGCAACGGTTGGCGTGAATCGAACGTAGAACTTGTCGTTGTCTCTGCGGCCGACCCAATAGAACGCCTCGGGCACTCCGTCATCGTAGATTATCTCGTAAGTA comes from the candidate division WOR-3 bacterium genome and includes:
- a CDS encoding T9SS type A sorting domain-containing protein, giving the protein MSLCSGGTAVIDGYGDTVRKFLPSGTVAWNPRTNHVYGATSDTIFVLDGTTDSIIARIPGNYAGTSGVVLNPTNDILYLTKASDSRIVAVDVSDDSVGYEPLALGVDPDSGYVFAACANSAVYVIRDQVPGGATEVPGMRPVRTTTLEVRPNPALRGIEVLVQVPVRTHIALSVLDTAGRVVASLYKDELGPGQVIVPWDGTAGEQRLPAGAYFVRLEAGGEKLTRKLILPR
- the trxB gene encoding thioredoxin-disulfide reductase: MQRPEVLIVGAGPAGLTAGIYAARSGHRTLILEKGLPGGQVTFTPEVENYPGFAEPVAAMELAQAMEEQARRHGCEIETIEAIRLRTGDGEIELETSGPTLRPRGLIIASGAQPRELGIKGERELRGRGVSYCAVCDGPLFRGKEVAVVGGGDSALDEALYLAGLCSRVYVIHRRDEFRAAMMTQERVRRTENIRLVLSSVVTAITGTEKLDSIEVTDRKDGSKTVLSVSGLFIYVGSAPNTGWCQGVVDTDEAGFVRTDSLLRTNVPGVFAAGDVRATPLRQIATAVGDGALAAMTCHRYLTERP